One genomic segment of Methylocystis sp. SC2 includes these proteins:
- a CDS encoding Crp/Fnr family transcriptional regulator produces the protein MRGQAEAPGIDMLSEEKIVEWRLCAPSLREAELSGGETLYRQGEEPSFLYCLMRGVVRLSHLAESGAQITLAIAGAGELFGRVSPGRASAHAASAIGEARVLMFAPSDVACLVANSPSFSSFLNAGLEASRERAERRLIDRQTKTVAARLIETLGELALAFGAPCPHGYSLEIRLTQQDIADLVHASRPVVTRIMNDLRRDGALDYRRDLICVNHLALRSLAQEKPLNLSSR, from the coding sequence ATGCGCGGTCAGGCGGAAGCGCCGGGGATCGACATGCTGTCGGAAGAGAAGATTGTCGAGTGGCGGCTCTGCGCCCCTTCGCTGCGGGAAGCGGAGCTCTCCGGCGGCGAAACGCTGTATCGGCAAGGCGAGGAGCCGAGCTTTCTCTATTGTTTGATGCGGGGCGTCGTCAGGCTTTCGCATCTTGCGGAAAGCGGCGCGCAGATCACGCTCGCCATCGCGGGCGCCGGCGAACTCTTCGGGCGCGTTTCGCCGGGGAGAGCCTCGGCGCATGCGGCGAGCGCCATCGGCGAAGCGCGCGTCCTGATGTTCGCCCCTTCGGACGTGGCCTGTCTCGTCGCGAACAGCCCATCCTTCTCGAGCTTCCTCAACGCCGGACTGGAGGCGTCGCGGGAACGCGCCGAGCGCAGGCTGATTGACCGCCAGACCAAGACGGTCGCGGCGCGGCTGATCGAGACGCTGGGAGAGCTTGCGCTCGCCTTTGGCGCGCCCTGTCCGCATGGCTATTCGCTCGAGATCAGGCTCACGCAGCAGGACATCGCCGATCTCGTCCATGCGAGCCGCCCGGTCGTGACGCGGATCATGAACGATCTGCGGCGCGACGGCGCGCTGGACTATCGGCGCGACCTCATCTGCGTCAATCACCTCGCGCTGAGATCCCTCGCGCAAGAAAAGCCCCTCAATCTGTCATCAAGGTGA
- a CDS encoding type II toxin-antitoxin system VapC family toxin — protein sequence MRLLLDTHILLALIENRVAEFGSHVQSLLTSEDAEFLVSVASLWEIAIKWRLGKLELTINLETLPELLEAMGIEVLSINARHALVAVKPEPPTRDPFDRLLLAQCKIEELRLLTVDRALLDHPLAARKA from the coding sequence ATGAGGCTGCTGCTCGACACGCATATTCTGCTGGCGTTGATTGAAAACCGTGTCGCCGAGTTCGGATCGCACGTGCAGTCTTTGCTGACGAGTGAAGATGCGGAATTTCTGGTCAGCGTCGCGAGTCTTTGGGAGATCGCGATCAAGTGGCGGCTGGGCAAACTCGAACTAACGATAAATCTTGAGACGCTTCCAGAACTGCTGGAAGCGATGGGGATCGAGGTCCTTTCGATTAACGCGCGGCATGCGCTCGTCGCGGTCAAACCTGAGCCGCCTACGCGCGACCCGTTTGATCGCCTGTTGCTGGCGCAATGCAAAATCGAGGAGTTGCGCCTCCTGACCGTCGATCGCGCGCTTCTCGACCATCCGTTGGCTGCGCGCAAGGCTTAG
- a CDS encoding uracil-DNA glycosylase family protein has product MSGRKLEEITARIRACRLCAETPEGAILPHEPRPVLRVSPSARLLLASQAPGNLVNQTGVPFNDPSGDRLRDWLGVDRETFYDVSRIAIVPMGFCFPGYDAAGGDLPPRAECRPRWHDALFASLPQIETVVAIGRYAQDYHFERLGHALPKGANVSQIVARWREFQNTTPLIFPLPHPSWRNSGWLKRNPWFEAEVLPALRAEVARLIKM; this is encoded by the coding sequence ATGTCCGGCAGGAAACTCGAGGAGATCACGGCGCGCATCCGCGCCTGCCGTCTCTGCGCGGAAACGCCTGAGGGCGCGATACTGCCGCATGAGCCGCGTCCCGTGCTGCGCGTCTCGCCCAGCGCGCGGCTGCTGCTCGCGAGCCAGGCGCCCGGCAATCTCGTCAATCAGACCGGCGTTCCCTTCAACGATCCTTCCGGCGATCGTCTGCGCGACTGGTTGGGCGTGGATCGCGAGACTTTCTACGACGTCTCGCGCATCGCCATCGTCCCCATGGGCTTCTGCTTTCCGGGTTACGACGCCGCCGGCGGCGACCTGCCGCCGCGTGCCGAATGTCGCCCGCGCTGGCACGACGCGCTGTTCGCATCGCTGCCGCAGATCGAGACGGTCGTCGCGATCGGCCGATATGCGCAGGATTATCATTTCGAACGGCTCGGCCATGCGCTGCCGAAAGGCGCGAACGTTTCGCAGATTGTCGCGCGCTGGCGCGAATTCCAGAACACGACGCCGCTGATCTTCCCCCTCCCCCATCCGTCCTGGCGCAACAGCGGCTGGCTGAAGCGCAATCCCTGGTTCGAGGCCGAGGTCCTGCCGGCGCTGCGCGCCGAAGTCGCGCGGCTGATCAAAATGTGA
- a CDS encoding glutathione S-transferase family protein, with translation MLLYNTPLAPNPRRVRIFLAEKNVTIPVRDVNLMTHEHKQESYAAVNALEEVPALVLDDGATLTESVAICRYIESLYPAPPLLGRDAREQAFVEMWQRRVEFRLFTPVGLAFRHSHPALAKLESPQLPQVAELQRPRAQQMMRFLDGELASRRFIASDDFTIADITAIVAMDLTKAARVDIPQDLPHLSRWRADISARPSVVP, from the coding sequence ATGCTGCTCTATAATACGCCACTGGCGCCAAATCCCCGGCGGGTTCGCATTTTCCTGGCTGAGAAGAACGTCACGATTCCCGTTCGCGACGTCAACCTCATGACGCATGAGCACAAGCAGGAGTCCTATGCGGCCGTCAATGCGCTCGAGGAAGTCCCGGCGCTCGTTCTCGACGACGGCGCGACGCTCACCGAATCCGTCGCCATCTGCCGCTACATCGAGTCGCTTTACCCCGCACCGCCGCTCCTTGGCCGCGACGCGCGCGAACAGGCGTTCGTCGAGATGTGGCAGCGCCGAGTGGAATTCCGCCTGTTCACGCCGGTGGGCCTCGCTTTTCGTCACAGCCACCCGGCGCTCGCGAAACTCGAATCGCCGCAGCTGCCGCAAGTGGCCGAACTGCAGCGGCCGCGCGCGCAGCAGATGATGCGCTTCCTCGATGGGGAACTCGCCTCGCGGCGCTTCATCGCCTCGGATGACTTCACCATCGCCGACATCACCGCCATCGTCGCCATGGACCTGACCAAGGCCGCGCGGGTCGATATTCCTCAAGACCTGCCGCATCTTTCGCGCTGGCGCGCGGACATCTCGGCGCGTCCGAGCGTCGTGCCGTAA
- the kdsA gene encoding 3-deoxy-8-phosphooctulonate synthase produces MTRVLIGHGARRVAIGDDLPLTLIAGPCALESADMALAIAGELAGLGERLNIGIVFKASFDKANRTSGDAARGVGLEAALPIFAEIREKTGLPVTTDVHEAGQCARIAEAVDLLQIPAFLCRQTDLIVAAAKTGRPVNIKKGQFLAPWDMIHAVEKARDAGAAGVLVTERGTSFGYNALVADMRALPILRETTGAALVFDATHAVQQPGGHGASSGGDRRFVPTLARAAVAVGVAGLFIETHPDPGAAISDRATQVPLGEVETMVRGLMAFDRLAKAVR; encoded by the coding sequence GTGACCAGAGTTCTCATTGGACATGGCGCGCGGCGCGTCGCCATCGGCGACGATCTGCCCCTGACCTTGATCGCCGGCCCCTGCGCGCTGGAAAGCGCCGACATGGCGCTCGCAATCGCCGGCGAACTCGCCGGGCTCGGCGAACGGCTGAATATCGGAATCGTCTTCAAGGCGTCCTTCGACAAGGCGAACCGCACCAGCGGCGACGCCGCGCGCGGCGTCGGGCTTGAGGCCGCCCTGCCGATCTTCGCTGAAATCAGAGAGAAGACCGGCCTGCCGGTGACGACCGACGTGCATGAAGCAGGGCAATGCGCGCGAATCGCCGAGGCCGTCGACCTGCTGCAAATACCCGCCTTTCTCTGCCGGCAGACCGATCTCATCGTCGCGGCGGCGAAAACCGGACGTCCCGTCAATATCAAGAAGGGGCAGTTTCTCGCGCCCTGGGACATGATCCACGCCGTCGAGAAAGCGCGCGACGCCGGCGCCGCCGGCGTCCTCGTCACCGAACGCGGGACAAGCTTCGGCTATAATGCGCTCGTCGCCGACATGCGGGCCCTGCCGATTCTGAGGGAAACGACCGGCGCGGCCCTCGTCTTTGACGCCACGCACGCCGTGCAGCAGCCGGGCGGGCATGGCGCGTCATCCGGCGGCGATCGCCGCTTCGTCCCGACTCTCGCCCGCGCCGCCGTCGCCGTCGGCGTCGCGGGGCTTTTCATCGAGACGCATCCCGATCCGGGCGCGGCGATCTCGGACCGCGCGACGCAAGTCCCGCTCGGCGAAGTTGAAACGATGGTCAGGGGGCTGATGGCGTTCGACCGGCTGGCGAAGGCGGTCCGCTGA
- the queC gene encoding 7-cyano-7-deazaguanine synthase QueC codes for MTNDLPTHASAALVLFSGGQDSTTCLAWALSRFERVETVGFDYGQRHRVELSRRAGLREGLARLSPLWAERLGEDSTISIEALGAISETALTRNAEIAFAADGLPNTFVPGRNLLFLTFAAALAYRRGIADLVGGMCETDYSGYPDCRDETIRAMAQALSLGMDRSMNIHTPLMWIDKAATWRLAESLGGEPLVGLIVEETHTCYLGERGRHFDWGYGCGECPACKLRAHGWEKFRAESVRATA; via the coding sequence ATGACGAACGATCTCCCGACTCACGCCTCCGCCGCGCTCGTGCTGTTTTCCGGCGGGCAGGATTCCACGACCTGCCTCGCCTGGGCGCTCTCGCGCTTCGAGCGGGTCGAGACGGTCGGATTCGATTACGGCCAGCGCCACCGCGTCGAGCTTTCGCGTCGGGCCGGGTTGCGCGAGGGGCTCGCGCGGCTCTCGCCGCTGTGGGCCGAGCGGCTTGGCGAAGATTCCACGATTTCGATCGAAGCGCTGGGCGCGATCTCCGAGACGGCGCTGACGCGCAACGCCGAGATCGCCTTCGCCGCCGACGGGCTACCCAACACCTTCGTTCCGGGGCGCAATCTGCTGTTTCTGACCTTCGCCGCGGCGCTCGCCTATCGGCGCGGGATCGCCGATCTCGTCGGCGGCATGTGCGAGACCGACTATTCCGGCTATCCCGACTGCCGCGATGAGACGATCCGCGCCATGGCGCAGGCGCTCAGCCTCGGCATGGATCGCAGCATGAACATTCATACGCCGCTGATGTGGATCGACAAGGCGGCGACCTGGCGACTGGCGGAATCGCTCGGCGGCGAACCGCTGGTGGGGCTCATCGTCGAGGAAACCCACACTTGCTATCTCGGCGAGAGGGGCCGCCACTTCGATTGGGGCTATGGCTGCGGCGAATGCCCGGCCTGCAAGCTGCGCGCCCATGGCTGGGAGAAATTTCGCGCTGAAAGCGTTCGCGCGACCGCTTGA